The window CCGGCGCACTGCTCACGCAGCGTCTGCAGGACCGCGGCGAGCGCCCCCGGCTTGTGCGCGTAGTCGACGAGCGCGAGGAACGGCTGCCCGCGGTCGACCGCCTCCAGGCGCCCCGGCACGGTCGCGTCGCGCAACCCCGGCGCGGCCTGCTCCGGCGACACGTCGACGGCGTCGAGCAGCGCGACCGCGAGGAGGCAGTTGGCCACGTTGTAGCCACCGGGCAGGCCGATCTCCAGCGCGTGGTGCACCCCGCCGGGATCGACGGCGAGGAAGTCCTGCACACTGCCGTCGAGCGCACGGACCTCCTGGACCCACCAGTCGGCGTCGCCCGTCGCGCTGACGGTCACGGGCGCGTCCGCCCGCGCGGCCATCGCCCGACCCCACTCGTCGTCGACGCAGATCACCGATCGCGCCGCGTGGGTCGGCGAGGTCGGGTCGAAGAGACGGGCCTTGGCCTCGAAGTAGTCCTGCATCGTCGGGTGGAAGTCCAGATGATCCCGCGACAGATTCGTGAACCCGCCGACGGCGAACGACACCCCGTCGACACGGCCCAGGGTCAGCGCATGGCTGGACACCTCCATGACGACGGTGTCGACCCCCTGCTCCAGCATCACCGCCAGCAGCGCCTGCAGATCGGGCGCCTCCGGTGTGGTGAGCCCGCCCGGCTGCGCCCGACCGTCGATCCGCACACCCACCGTGCCGATCAGCCCCGCGACCCGGCCGGCGGAGCGCAGGCCCGCTTCGACGAGGTAGGTCGTGGTGGTCTTGCCCGAGGTGCCCGTCACGCCGATCACCCGCAGGTGCTCCGACGGCCTGCCGAACACCGCGGCGGCGACCTCGCCCAGCACCGAGCGCGGGGCCGGGTGAACCAGGATCGGAACGGCCGGGCCGCCGTGGGCGGCGATCTCGGACACGCCGTCGGCGTCGGTCAGGACCGCGACCGCGCCGCGTTCGACCGCGTCGGCGGCGTACCGCGCGCCGTGGGCCTTCGAACCCGGCAACGCGGCGAACAGGTCACCGGCCTGCGCGTGCTGACCCCGCAGGGTCACGCCGGTGACCTGCAGGTCGGGCACGGGACCGGCGTCGGCCGGTTCCGCGCAGACCAGATCGGCCAATGCCCCGAGGGGCATACCGACAGGATGGCTGGGACGCAGATTCATGGCGAGGACACAGTACCGATCGTCTGCCGGTCGCTTCGCCGTCGCTGCGGCAGAGTCACCCTGCCTGAAGCGTCAGGGGCGCACCCGGATCCGCCGACAGCGGCACGTTCTCCCGCCGCAGCAGCCAGGACGCGATGTTGTGGAACAGCGGAGCCGCCGAAGAACCCGGCGATCCGTCGGCGGCGCGGTGCGGCGCGTCGAGCATCACGCCGATCACGTAGCGCGGATCGTCGGCCGGCGCCATCCCGGCGAAGGTGATCCAGTAGACGTCGCTGTAGTAGCAACCACACGCCGGGTTGATCTGCTGGGCGGTGCCGGTCTTGCCCGCGATCTGGTAGCCCTCGACCGCGGCCTGCGGTCCGGTGCCCTGCTGGATTCCCCGCGGATCCCGTTGCACCACCGAGCGGAACATGTCGCGCACCGTGCGCGCCGTCTCCGCGGACACCACCCGGATGCCGTCGGGGCGCGGTTCCTCGCTGCGGGTCCCGTCCGGCGCGACGGTCTCCTTGATGATGCGCGGC is drawn from Mycolicibacterium gilvum and contains these coding sequences:
- a CDS encoding UDP-N-acetylmuramoyl-L-alanyl-D-glutamate--2,6-diaminopimelate ligase, with the protein product MNLRPSHPVGMPLGALADLVCAEPADAGPVPDLQVTGVTLRGQHAQAGDLFAALPGSKAHGARYAADAVERGAVAVLTDADGVSEIAAHGGPAVPILVHPAPRSVLGEVAAAVFGRPSEHLRVIGVTGTSGKTTTTYLVEAGLRSAGRVAGLIGTVGVRIDGRAQPGGLTTPEAPDLQALLAVMLEQGVDTVVMEVSSHALTLGRVDGVSFAVGGFTNLSRDHLDFHPTMQDYFEAKARLFDPTSPTHAARSVICVDDEWGRAMAARADAPVTVSATGDADWWVQEVRALDGSVQDFLAVDPGGVHHALEIGLPGGYNVANCLLAVALLDAVDVSPEQAAPGLRDATVPGRLEAVDRGQPFLALVDYAHKPGALAAVLQTLREQCAGRLAVVFGAGGDRDQGKREPMGRVAAELADLVVVTDDNPRGEDPAVIRAAILRGASGAQTVEIGDRRAAIVHAVQWAREGDIVLIAGKGHEAGQTSQGRTRPFDDRDELAAALETLQTSGTSGASQ